A genomic stretch from Setaria viridis chromosome 1, Setaria_viridis_v4.0, whole genome shotgun sequence includes:
- the LOC117837538 gene encoding metalloendoproteinase 2-MMP, whose amino-acid sequence MTSATGSPLASRVFAVAVAMVVFAVALPAAAFPAGLPPGAPAFPNPWAAFQNLSGCHMGEERQGLAGLKDYLSHFGYLPPPPSSSPFTDAFDEDLEAAIATYQRNFGLNATGALDASTVAQMVSPRCGVADVINGTSTMARNSSAAGAHGRHLYAYFPGGPRWPPFRRDLKYAITATSATSIDRSTLSDVFARAFAQWAAATNLRFAETASESDADITIGFYTGSHGDGEPFDGPLGTLAHAFSPTDGRFHLDAAEAWVAGGDVSRASSPGVVDLESVAVHEIGHLLGLGHSSVPEAIMYPTIRTGTRKVELEADDVQGIQSLYGSNPNYRGVTPTSPATSSREMDSGAGAGLRPDAVFVGVVAAVGLLLAP is encoded by the coding sequence ATGACTTCGGCAACGGGCTCTCCGCTTGCATCGCGAGTTTTCGCCGTCGCGGTGGCGATGGTAGTGTTTGCGGTAgcgttgccggcggcggccttccCGGCCGGTTTGCCGCCTGGGGCGCCGGCGTTCCCGAACCCCTGGGCGGCGTTCCAGAACCTCTCCGGCTGCCACATGGGCGAGGAGCGGCAGGGCCTGGCGGGGCTCAAGGACTACCTCAGCCACTTCGGCTacctcccgccaccgccgtcgtcgtccccgttCACCGACGCGTTCGACGAGGATTTAGAGGCGGCCATCGCGACGTACCAGCGCAACTTCGGGCTCAACGCCACCGGCGCGCTGGACGCGTCCACCGTGGCGCAGATGGTATCCCCGCGCTGCGGCGTGGCCGACGTCATCAACGGGACGTCCACCATGGCGAGGAACTCGTCGGCAGCGGGCGCCCACGGCAGGCACCTCTACGCCTACTTCCCCGGCGGGCCGAGGTGGCCGCCGTTCCGGCGGGACCTCAAGTACGCGATCACCGCGACCTCGGCGACGTCCATCGACCGGTCCACGCTGAGCGACGTGTTCGCGCGCGCCTTCGCCCAGTGGGCCGCGGCCACGAACCTGCGGTTCGCGGAGACGGCGTCGGAGTCCGACGCCGACATCACGATCGGGTTCTACACCGGCtcgcacggcgacggcgagccgtTCGACGGGCCCCTGGGCACGCTCGCGCACGCCTTCTCCCCGACGGACGGGAGGTTCCACCTGGACGCCGCCGAGGCgtgggtggccggcggcgacgtgtCGCGCGCGTCCTCGCCGGGGGTGGTGGACCTGGAGTCCGTGGCGGTGCACGAGATCGGgcacctcctgggcctcggccaCTCATCGGTGCCGGAGGCCATCATGTACCCGACGATCCGGACGGGGACGAGGAAGGTGGAGCTGGAGGCCGACGACGTGCAGGGGATACAGAGCCTGTACGGGAGCAACCCCAACTACAGGGGCGTCACGccgacgtcgccggcgacgagcagccGCGAGATGgacagcggcgccggcgcggggct